A DNA window from Trichomycterus rosablanca isolate fTriRos1 chromosome 9, fTriRos1.hap1, whole genome shotgun sequence contains the following coding sequences:
- the LOC134320314 gene encoding dynein axonemal heavy chain 8-like, with product MTLGPSGAGKTTAINILMRAMTECGAAHREMRMNPKAITAPQMFGRLDAATNDWTDGIFSTLWRKTLRTKKGENIWIVLDGPVDAIWIENLNSVLDDNKTLTLANGDRIPMSPSCKLVFEVHNMDNASPATVSRVGMVFMSSSALSWRPILQGWTNKRSAQEADSLMSLYDKIFEDAYIFMKQNLKPKMQLLECNYVMQSVNLLEGLIPPKDAGGTLSSEHLERLFVFCMMWSLGALLELDDRDKMELFVRSHESKLDLPPTEPGQTMFEYMVNQNGDWDHWSKYVVQYVYPTDSAPDYTSILVPNVDNTRTSFLIEAIAKQRKAVLLTGEQGTAKTVMIKAYTKKYNPEMDLFKSMNFSSATEPIMFQRAVESYIEKRLGSTYGPPGRRRLTVFIDDINMPVVNEWGDQITNEIVRQTMEMSGMYSLDKPGDFTTITDVQMMAAMIHPGGGRNDIPQRLKRQFTVFNCTLPANSSIDMIFGIIGCGYFHQCRGFTPEISDTVQRLVPASRILWQWTKGKMLPTPSKFHYFFNLRDLSRIWQGMLKIRAEECDTVATLLSLFKCECTRVIADRFVCEEDKHWFEKSIAQVIQEHVDPALVPHLHPDPYFVDFLREAPEPTGEEADDACLDAPKIYELVPDFQFLSERLRFYQSQYNEAVRGSHLDLVFFTDAMTHLIKISRIIRTDGGSALLVGVGGSGKQSLSRLASYIAGYRIFQITLTRTYNISNLMDDLKVLFRTAGAEGKGVTFIFTDNEIKDEAFLEYLNNVLSSGEVSNLFARDELDEITQNLIPVMKKETPRVPPTFDNLYEYFISRAKKNLHVVLCFSPVGEKFRSRSLKFPGLISGCTMDWFTPWPSEALMAVSQYFLSDFHMVCSPEVKTAVVQTMAVYHDRVSSTCESYFERFRRRAHVTPKSYLSFINGYKTLYTEKHTHINTLVERMNVGLAKLMEASESVAQLSRDLVVKEQELALASARADKVLKEVTVSAEAASVVKNEVQVVKDKALKIVEEIEKEKGVAELKLQAAEPALMKAEAALNTIKPADIATVRKLSKPPHLIMRIMDCCLLLFRKKLDPVVMDPERHCLKPSWSEAMKLMSGGGFLTSLQQFPKDTITEETMELLEPYFQMEDYTLENASKVCGNVAGLLSWTQAMATFFSINKEVLPLKANLSVQENRLTAANKELANAQAQLDEKQAELDMVLAKFEAAMKEKQDLLNDAESCRNKMQTASALIDGLSGEKVRWTEQSREFTSQISRLVGDVLQLTGFLSYCGPFNQQFRNMLLKEIWEAELTKKNIPFTENLNLISMLVDQPTISEWNLQGLPGDDLSVQNGIIVTKATRFPLLIDPQTQGKAWIKKKEKANELQVTSLNHKYFRTHLEDSLSLGRPLLIEDVPEELDPALDNVLEKNFIKSGSSYKVKVGDKEIDVMDGFQLYIATKLPNPSYTPEVCAKTSIIDFTVTMKGLENQLLGRVILTEKYELEAERLNLMQDVTANKRKMKELEDNLLYKLSTTKGSLVDDESMIGILRVTKETAAEVSEKLNVATETETKILAAQEEYRPAASRGSILYFLITEMSMVNVMYQTSLAQFLRIFDLSMSRSEKTPLTQKRIANIIDCLTYEVFRYTVRGLYENHKFIFTLLLALKIDLQKGNIKHSEFQILIKGGAALDLKACPRKPFRWILDMTWLNLVELSKLPQFTNIMSQVSRNEKGWKAWFDMDAPEDAVIPDGYNDSLEIFHKLLLIRSWSPDRTLSQARSYVGHALGARFAQSVILNLEATWGESDPRTPLICFLSMGSDPTNQIEALSKKLRLECRAISMGQGQEVHARRLVQMSIAQGGWVLLQNCHLGLEFMDELLDTVSTVENVHESFRVWITTEPHDRFSITLLQSSIKFSNDPPQGVKAGLKRTFVGISQTQLDVSNLPMWKPLLYSVAFLHTVVQERRKFGPLGWNIPYEFNSADFSSSVQFIQNHLDECSPKKGVSWDTVRYMLGEVQYGGRVTDDYDKRLLNCFARVWFGDRLFEPSFCFYTDYNVPVCKTVEEYLEYIHTLPYVDTPQVFGLHPNADITYQGNTSAEVLDTITNIQPKESAGGSGETRESIVYRLAQDMLDKLPPNYVPHEVKARLVKMGALTSMNIFLRQEIDRMQRVISVVRTSLIDLKLAIEGTIIMSESLRDALDNMFDARVPNLWKKLSWESSTLGFWFTELLERNAQFHSWLFDGRPKTFWMTGFFNPQGFLTAMMQEVTRAHRGWALDTVTLHNEVLKQTKEEITTAPTEGVYVYGLYLDGAGWDRKNCCLVEATPKVLFTPLPVVHIFAINSTAPKDPRLYVCPVYKKPRRTDLTYITGIVLRTVQPPDHWILRGVALLCDIK from the exons gAGAAAACATCTGGATTGTGCTGGATGGGCCAGTAGACGCCATCTGGATCGAGAACCTGAACTCGGTGCTGGACGACAACAAAACTCTGACCCTGGCGAACGGTGACCGGATCCCTATGTCCCCGAGCTGTAAGCTGGTGTTTGAGGTGCACAACATGGACAATGCTTCTCCCGCTACCGTCTCCAGAGTGGGCATGGTGTTCATGAGCTCCTCCGCTCTCAGCTGGAGACCCATTCTGCAG ggctgGACCAACAAGCGCAGTGCTCAGGAAGCTGACAGCCTGATGAGCCTGTATGATAAGATATTTGAAGATGCTTATATATTCATGAAACAAAACCTCAAGCCAAAAATGCAGCTCTTGGAGTGCAACTACGTTATGCAG TCGGTAAACCTGCTGGAGGGTCTGATTCCTCCTAAAGATGCTGGAGGCACGTTGAGCAGCGAGCACCTGGAGCGCCTCTTCGTGTTCTGCATGATGTGGAGTCTGGGAGCTCTGCTGGAACTGGATGACCGGGACAAGATGGAGCTGTTCGTTCGCTCTCATGAAAGCAAGCTTGACCTGCCACCGACAGAGCCTGGCCAGACCATGTTCGAGTACATGGTCAATCAGAACG gtgaCTGGGATCACTGGAGTAAATACGTCGTGCAGTACGTCTACCCCACAGACTCGGCACCAGACTACACGTCCATTCTCGTTCCCAACGTGGACAACACCAGAACGAGCTTCCTGATTGAGGCCATCGCAAAACAGCGCAAG gCTGTTCTCCTCACCGGTGAACAGGGGACTGCCAAGACGGTCATGATTAAGGCCTACACGAAGAAATACAACCCTGAGATGGATCTGTTCAAATCCATGAACTTCTCCTCCGCCACGGAGCCGATCATGTTCCAg CGGGCAGTAGAGAGTTACATAGAGAAGCGGCTGGGCAGCACATACGGACCCCCCGGCAGACGGAGACTGACCGTTTTTATTGATGACATCAACATGCCTGTCGTCAATGAATGGGGAGATCAG atCACAAATGAAATAGTGCGTCAGACGATGGAGATGTCGGGCATGTACAGTCTGGATAAACCCGGTGatttcaccaccataacagacGTTCAGATGATGGCCGCCATGATCCATCCCGGCGGTGGCAGGAACGATATTCCTCAGAGACTGAAGAGACAGTTCACAGTGTTTAACTGCACGCTTCCGGCCAACTCCTCCATCGACATGATCTTCG GAATTATTGGCTGTGGATATTTCCATCAGTGTCGAGGATTTACACCAGAGATCTCTGACACTGTACAGCGTCTCGTACCCGCTTCCCGGATTCTCTGGCAATGGACCAAG GGGAAGATGTTGCCCACTCCATCAAAGTTTCACTACTTCTTCAACCTAAGAGATCTGTCCAGGATTTGGCAGGGCATGCTGAAGATCAGAGCAGAAGAGTGTGATACAGTCGCCACCCTCCTGTCCTTGTTCAAGTGTGAATGCACTCGAGTCATCGCAGACCG GTTTGTGTGTGAGGAGGATAAGCACTGGTTCGAGAAGTCTATAGCCCAGGTCATTCAGGAACACGTGGATCCTGCTTTGGTGCCACACCTCCACCCCGACCCTTACTTTGTGGACTTCCTGAGAGAGGCTCCAGAGCCTACAGGAGAGGAGGCTGATGACGCCTGTCTCGACGCTCCCAAAATCTATGAACTG GTGCCGGACTTCCAGTTCCTGTCGGAGAGACTGCGGTTCTATCAGAGCCAGTATAACGAGGCTGTTCGGGGCTCacatctggacctggtcttcttTACTGATGCCATGACCCACCTCATCAAG ATCTCCCGCATCATCAGGACCGATGGAGGAAGCGCTCTGCTGGTGGGAGTGGGAGGATCGGGCAAGCAAAGCCTTTCACGGCTCGCGTCGTACATCGCCGGTTACAGGATATTCCAGATTACACTCACTAG AACCTATAACATCAGCAACCTGATGGATGACCTGAAAGTGCTGTTCAGAACGGCCGGCGCTGAAGGAAAAGGCGTCACGTTCATCTTCACGGACAACGAGATAAAAGACGAGGCCTTCCTAGAGTACCTTAACAATGTTTTGTCATCTGGAGAG GTCTCGAACCTTTTTGCTCGTGATGAACTGGACGAGATAACACAGAATCTCATCCCCGTAATGAAAAAGGAGACGCCCCGAGTGCCGCCCACCTTTGATAATCTGTATGAATACTTCATCTCCCGGGCCAAAAAGAACCTCCATGTGGTGCTGTGTTTTTCCCCG GTGGGGGAGAAGTTCCGCTCCCGCTCTCTGAAGTTCCCCGGACTGATATCCGGATGCACCATGGACTGGTTCACCCCGTGGCCGAGTGAAGCCCTGATGGCCGTGTCCCAGTATTTCCTCTCGGACTTCCACATGGTCTGTTCGCCTGAGGTGAAGACTGCGGTGGTCCAGACTATGGCCGTCTATCACGACAGAGTCTCCTCCACCTGCGAGAGCTACTTTGAGAG ATTCAGACGAAGGGCCCACGTCACCCCGAAATCCTACCTGTCCTTCATCAATGGATACAAAACCCTCTATACAGAGAAGCACACCCACATCAACACTCTTGTTGAGCGCATGAATGTCG GTCTAGCCAAGCTAATGGAAGCCAGCGAATCCGTCGCGCAGCTGTCCAGAGACCTGGTGGTGAAGGAGCAGGAGCTGGCGTTGGCCTCGGCCCGAGCCGACAAG GTCCTCAAGGAGGTGACTGTGAGCGCCGAGGCCGCCTCTGTGGTCAAAAACGAGGTGCAGGTGGTGAAGGATAAAGCGCTGAAGATCGTGGAGGAAATCGAGAAGGAAAAAGGTGTGGCAGAGCTGAAGCTGCAGGCGGCCGAACCTGCACTCATGAAAGCTGAGGCGGCTTTAAAC ACCATCAAACCGGCCGATATCGCAACAGTGAGGAAACTGTCCAAGCCACCACATTTAATCATGAGAATTATGGACTGCTGTCTGCTTCTCTTCCGCAAGAAGCTGGACCCCGTCGTCATGGATCCAGAGAGGCACTGCCTTAAGCCCTCCTGGAGCGAAGCCATGAAG CTGATGAGCGGCGGCGGCTTCCTGacgtcactgcagcagtttcctaaGGACACGATAACCGAAGAGACGATGGAGCTGCTGGAGCCGTACTTCCAGATGGAGGATTACACGCTGGAGAACGCCAGTAAAGTGTGCGGAAACGTGGCGGGTCTGCTGTCCTGGACACAGGCTATGGCCACCTTCTTCAGCATCAACAAGGAGGTGCTGCCACTGAAG GCTAATCTCAGCGTTCAGGAGAACAGGCTAACGGCAGCTAATAAGGAACTGGCTAACGCTCAGGCCCAGCTGGATGAAAAGCAGGCAGAGCTGGACATGGTGCTGGCCAAATTCGAAGCAGCCATGAAGGAGAAGCAG GATCTGCTGAACGACGCCGAAtcgtgcagaaataaaatgcaGACGGCCTCCGCTCTGATCGACGGGCTGAGCGGGGAGAAAGTGCGCTGGACCGAGCAGAGCAGAGAGTTCACCTCACAGATCAGCAG GCTGGTTGGAGACGTCCTGCAGCTGACCGGCTTCCTGTCCTACTGTGGTCCGTTCAACCAACAGTTCCGTAACATGCTGCTGAAGGAGATCTGGGAGGCCGAGCTCACGAAGAAGAACATTCCCTTCACTGAAAACCTGAACCTGATCTCCATGCTGGTGGACCAGCCCACA ATCAGCGAGTGGAATCTGCAGGGCCTTCCGGGTGATGACCTGTCGGTGCAGAACGGCATCATTGTCACCAAAGCTACCCGCTTCCCCCTCCTCATCGACCCCCAGACTCAGGGCAAGGCTTGGATCAAGAAGAAGGAGAAAGCCAACGAGCTCCAG GTCACGTCTCTGAATCACAAGTACTTCCGCACCCATCTGGAGGACAGCCTGTCCCTGGGTCGCCCTCTGCTCATCGAGGATGTACCCGAGGAGCTGGACCCAGCGCTGGATAACGTGCTGGAGAAGAACTTCATCAAGTCTGGATCCTCCTACAAG GTTAAAGTCGGAGACAAAGAGATCGACGTGATGGACGGCTTCCAACTCTACATCGCCACCAAGCTGCCCAACCCGTCCTACACGCCCGAGGTCTGTGCCAAAACCTCCATCATCGACTTCACCGTGACCATGAAGGGCCTGGAGAACCAGCTGCTGGGCAGAGTCATCCTGACCGAGAAATAC GAACTGGAGGCTGAGAGGCTGAATCTGATGCAGGACGTCACGGCCAACAAGAGGAAGATGAAAGAGCTGGAGGATAATTTGCTTTACAAGCTCAGCACCACAAAAG GCTCTCTGGTCGACGACGAGTCCATGATCGGGATCTTGAGAGTCACTAAGGAAACAGCAGCGGAGGTGAGCGAGAAGCTCAACGTGGCCACCGAGACGGAGACGAAGATCCTCGCCGCTCAGGAGGAGTACCGTCCCGCGGCGTCCCGCGGCAGCATCCTCTACTTCCTCATCACAGAGATGAGCATGGTCAACGTCATGTACCAGACCTCGCTCGCCCAGTTCCTCAGGATCTTCGACCTCTCCATGTCGAG GTCAGAAAAAACCCCCCTGACCCAGAAGCGCATCGCTAACATCATCGACTGTCTGACGTACGAGGTGTTCAGATACACGGTCCGAGGCCTGTACGAGAATCACAAGTTCATCTTCACTCTGCTGCTGGCTCTCAAGATCGATCTGCAGAAGGGCAACATCAAGCACAGCGAGTTCCAGATTCTTATTAAAG GTGGTGCCGCCCTGGATCTCAAAGCTTGTCCTCGTAAACCCTTCCGCTGGATTCTGGACATGACATGGCTGAACCTGGTTGAGCTGAGCAAACTGCCCCAGTTCACCAACATCATGAGCCAG GTGTCCCGGAATGAAAAGGGCTGGAAGGCGTGGTTCGATATGGACGCACCAGAGGACGCAGTGATTCCCGATGGTTATAATGATTCACTGGAGATCTTCCACAAATTACTGCTTATCAG ATCCTGGAGTCCAGATCGCACGCTGTCTCAGGCCAGGAGCTACGTAGGGCACGCATTGGGCGCGAGGTTCGCCCAGTCTGTTATTCTCAATCTGGAGGCAACGTGGGGGGAGAGCGACCCTCGTACCCCTCTGATCTGCTTCCTCTCCATGGGCTCGGATCCAACCAACCAGATAGAAGCTCTCTCCAAGAAACTCAGACTCG AATGCAGAGCTATATCTATGGGACAGGGACAGGAAGTGCATGCGAGGAGGCTGGTGCAGATGTCCATCGCACAG GGAGGCTGGGTCCTGCTGCAGAACTGCCACCTGGGTCTGGAGTTCATGGACGAGCTGCTGGACACCGTGAGCACAGTGGAGAACGTTCATGAGAGCTTCAGGGTGTGGATCACCACGGAGCCACACGACCGCTTCTCCATCACGCTGCTGCAG TCCTCCATCAAGTTCTCCAACGATCCTCCTCAGGGAGTGAAAGCCGGACTGAAGCGAACGTTCGTCGGGATCTCTCAGACTCAGCTGGACGTCAGCAACCTGCCCATGTGGAAGCCGCTGCTGTACAGCGTCGCGTTCTTGCACACGGTGGTGCAG GAACGTCGCAAGTTCGGACCCCTGGGCTGGAATATTCCGTACGAGTTCAACTCGGCAGACTTCAGCTCCAGTGTGCAGTTCATCCAGAACCATTTGGATGAGTGCAGTCCCAAAAAG GGCGTGTCGTGGGACACCGTGCGCTACATGCTGGGAGAGGTGCAGTACGGAGGCAGAGTGACGGACGACTACGACAAACGACTTCTGAACTGTTTTGCACGA GTGTGGTTCGGCGACCGGCTGTTCGAGCCCTCGTTCTGCTTCTACACCGACTACAATGTTCCCGTGTGTAAGACGGTGGAGGAATACCTGGAGTATATTCACACTCTGCCCTACGTCGACACCCCTCAAGTGTTCGGTCTGCATCCCAACGCTGATATCAC GTATCAGGGTAACACCTCAGCCGAAGTCCTGGACACCATCACAAACATCCAGCCTAAAGAGAGCGCCGGAGGTTCAGGAGAGACGCGAGAGTCGATCGTCTACCGCCTCGCCCAGGACATGCTGGATAAACTCCCTCCCAACTACGTACCTCATGAG GTGAAAGCCAGGCTGGTGAAAATGGGAGCCCTGACCTCCATGAACATCTTCCTGAGGCAGGAGATCGACCGCATGCAGAGGGTCATCAGCGTGGTCCGGACTAGCTTGATCGATCTCAAGTTGGCCATTGAGGGCACCATCATCATGAGTGAG AGCCTCAGGGACGCGCTGGACAACATGTTCGACGCTCGAGTCCCAAACCTGTGGAAGAAGCTCTCCTGGGAGTCGTCCACCCTGGGGTTCTGGTTCACCGAGCTCCTGGAGAGAAACGCTCAGTTCCATAGCTGGCTGTTCGATGGGAGGCCCAAAACATTCTGGATGACCGGATTCTTCAATCCCCAGG GTTTCCTCACAGCGATGATGCAGGAGGTGACGAGGGCACACCGAGGCTGGGCGCTGGACACCGTCACTCTACACAACGAGGTGTTAAAGCAAACCAAGGAGGAGATCACCACCGCACCCACG GAGGGCGTGTACGTGTACGGCCTCTATCTGGACGGAGCCGGCTGGGACCGCAAGAACTGCTGTCTCGTCGAGGCCACGCCCAAAGTGCTGTTCACCCCTCTCCCCGTGGTGCACATATTCGCCATCAACTCCACCGCCCCGAAAGACCCCAGACTGTACGTCTGCCCCGTCTACAAGAAACCCCGGCGCACCGACCTCACCTACATCACCGGAATCGTGCTGCGTACGGTGCAGCCCCCCGACCACTGGATCCTGCGCGGTGTCGCCCTGCTGTGTGATATCAAATAA
- the LOC134320432 gene encoding SAYSvFN domain-containing protein 1-like: protein MWSESNHCDSTHQDSSDWLLDSAVGRWLGVDRLAVTNLTLLKVLLWLVLLGLFCELDFGLPFFLISLFYWLYEGLRSPTLRRPGEMSAYSVFNPDCQPILGTLTAEQLEGEMGYRLLNTGART from the exons ATGTGGAGTGAGTCAAATCATTGCGATTCGACTCAT CAGGACAGCTCGGACTGGTTGCTGGACAGCGCGGTGGGCCGCTGGCTGGGCGTGGACCGTTTGGCCGTCACTAACCTGACCCTGCTGAAGGTGCTGCTGTGGCTGGTTCTGCTGGGTCTCTTCTGTGAGCTGGACTTCGGGCTTCCCTTCTTCCTCATCTCTCTGTTCTACTGGCTGTACGAGGGTCTGCGCAGCCCCACGCTCAGGAGACCCGGAGAGATGAGCGCCTACTCCGTCTTCAACCCCGACTGCCAGCCCATCCTGGGGACGCTCACCGCCGAACAGCTGGAGGGCGAGATGGGCTACAGACTCCTAAACACCGGGGCACGGACGTAA